Below is a window of Ostrinia nubilalis chromosome W, ilOstNubi1.1, whole genome shotgun sequence DNA.
ttgagttatttatccaagaattgaatattcatgtcttatgtttaacggaacattggctcaggcaatatgaactaatgctgagcattaataattataagcttattagttcattcactagagagatagctattcgtggagggtcactaatattaatcaatgataaattaaaatgtaaagagcgtaaagatattgtatctctctctgtcgagcgaactattgagctgtcatgtgcagaactggacgactatgttattgtatgtgtatatagacccccatctagtaactatgaattatttgaaaccacaatggaagaggtacttagaagagtgtgtaatagttcaaagaaagtagttgtatgtggagactttaatattaatataatagaagattcctctctttcaatacggtttttaaatttattcaaatcttttaacttgttaaatcttttctctgaaccaactagggtgactccaacatcagctacttgcttagacaatatattctgtaactgcttagtgctagagaaatcaataataaattttgttaattctgatcattgcggtcaaatagtgtcatttcaacaccattttgtgccatcgagcaaggaaataaaatatagaccagtcactgcatcccagaaagacaaatttaaatctcaaatatctaataaggtcccacttttgcattattttaactgtagtataaatattttatatgagcaattatttgaattaattaaaaatgagttcaataaaacttttcctaagaaaacaattattattaaaaataataaaactaaattcagtgactgggctacagtaggtatttatattagtaggaaaaaaatgtttgaattatatggtagaaaagcctatagtagcgacccggactttatagaatatgtaaaaaaatactcaaaagtttttaaacaagtttgtaccatggcaaaatctatttacatacgtgacaaaattaaaaactctggcaacaaaattaaagctacttggaattgtattaataaagaaacttgtagaattatatctcgggatgacacattcgcattaaaaattgataataagtatattaaatgcaatgataaggtagcaaacgcattcgaaggttacttctcaaatgtaccaatcataacaacaagcaatcttaattcatgttcatatcaggcaatgtctcttctcgagggttgtgttgatgtttgcaatagcccattaaaatttagacaaatagaccccatagttattataaaaactttcaaagaactaaatataaaaaagacagaggatatatggggcatatcaacagacataataaaacccatcattcctcttatagctccccatttagctcatatctttaatgaatgtattaacgaaggtcagttccctaccctgatgaaacatagtaaaatcataccattatttaaagcaggagacaaaagtgacccatccaactttagacctatatcgatactacctgcgctcagtaaaatatttgaaaaaattattttcaatcaactactgtctcattttaacttaaataaactgtttcatgaaaaacaatatgggttcacaaaagggaaaagtacaaccgatgcaggggttgctcttatcaaacacattttcgatgcttggcaggagaaaaaggatgctattggtgtattttgtgacttatcgaaggcgtttgactgtgttgatcatcaaactctgttatttaagctagaacattatggcgtatcaggcaaggccttaagcctattacactcttacctctcagacagattacaaaaagtaaatattcacggaactaactcttcgggcgcccccctaaaaatgggagtgccccaaggctcaatactgggaccattgctctttctgatttatataaatgatctacctttttattcaaaggacctttgtgagatagtattatttgctgatgacacttctttaatttttaaaactgacaggcgtcaggaaatatttgacgacgtgaataatgctctttccaaagtattagactggtttacaactaataatttgctattaaacgcaaaaaaaactaaatgtttaaaattcactatgcctaatgtcaaacaagttaatactaatattacagtaaataatgaacgcattgaactgataaactctactgtctttctaggtattaccctagactgtaaattacaatggggcccccatattgctgccttggcgggaagacttagttcagctgcctttgcggtgagaaagatcagaaacttgactgatgttgaaacagcaaggcttgtatattttagttattttcatagtattatgtcttatggtcttttactgtggggctcagcagcagacatagaatcaattttcattttacagaaaagagctgttcgggcaatatacggtcttaaaccacgtgactcgcttagagaagtttttaaagaaatcaatatattgactgtggcttcgcaatacatatttgataacattatgtatgtccgtaaacatatacatttatttactaagaaaagtgacgtccactcatttaacacgagacataagaataaacttgctgttccatcatttaggttgcataagataggtaattcattcttggggaaatgtattaccatatttaacaaaataccacacaaccttgtcgaattgccaataaacaaatttaagatacatataaaaaatacccttatgtccaaagggtactacaaggttcgagactatatcgatgacaaggatgcgtggtcagttcagtctgcacatatttgatgtacttaaatttgactattcttaccgttagataattcctggcaataagtggtgactgagtttgttccggcgtttcttctcagcacttgccatatgtttgtctcgaagcgctggtagggcccaaaagataaggagacatgtaaagtgccccataagggctaccttttctttttttattattttctattgacgttcataagtgccacttgtggtctaaactgaataaatattttttgattttgattttgattttgtcgctggccacaatataaattggacgtcatcgcaacaaaacacaaaacacagggaatagtgcaaaaaaagcacatgatgtcatccctggaaaagacaaaacaaacgaggcatgtatataggagatacatagcactcacaaaacaaaacaaaaacacagagataaaatctctggaaaaaaaaaatctgaacttTAAGTTACAGATAAAGCACCGAGGCTAGTAAGTATGTAGCAGTTACCCGACAACtcgattgtgtccaaaaaaaaattttgttaaaagaaTATACCGTTAATGAATTCCCAACAGAAAACTACACAATacgattgtgtccaaaaaaaaaattttgctataAAAGAATCTATTAAATTCCCAACAGAAAAACATTACACCATACGATTGTGtccataaaaaaactaaactcatAAGTTAGTTACCAAAGTAAAGTATCCAcctacccagaaaaaaaaaccCTAAGTCCTACGACTGAGAACCTTGGTATAACTATatgtcgcagacggtcatgagtacggacactaaagtgaaacgcaagtgcgccacctagcggcgaatcggcgcaacaccgctttggcgcgcttcgacagagtcgtaacggtcacggcgggacggatcgaactcactttcgctccggacgccgacaagagaagacgtcgtcacggaactgtcccacgtttcacctagtgcctattttatcgctcgacgaagtctagattgtagtactaagaactaagtgctgattttgaactctgtctgaagattattaaaagtgtttgaaCACAAGTCTtattctcattgcacgataccctatttcgcccacaatatctgaagttcgaatccctgacgagccgacatCAGAATTGGGATCGAATCGTGCAATTGAGATCACTTTCAACGATATTGATACCAACACGTTAATGAAGAGGCCAACATTTGCGACGTGCTATTTTGGACCAACAAAATaagaacatacctacctatacctactaccGGCAAGCTCCTTTGGCATCCAGGAACCGCTcgctcgctggtcgttcactgggcctcgaccaaCGTCGTCTCACCCGGTGGGCTAGTACCGCGCTGAGGGCGGGGTAGTGGTGTCAAAGTCGAGCTGAGGGTATGCCCGGAAAATAACCGGCCAGAAGGTTGAAGGATTGGCTCACAGCATTGGACCGGCGCGGGACggcggtcaagctcacagcgTTAGACCGGCGCAGGACGGCGGTCAAGCTCACAACATTGGACTGGCGCGGGGTGGTGGTCAAGCTCACAGCAATAGACGGCGGCGGCGGTCAAGTGAAGAACATTGGACCGGCGCGGCGCGGAACGAGGTTGCCCGCGAGTACTTTGGATCACAAGGGtgagcgatattgtttttcatttgattCTTTGGCTGAATACTTGTTGTTGGTTAAAGATCGTCGCCAAGATTGAGTGGCAGACGTTTCAATAATGTTACTGTAATGACCGGTATAGGTCAAACACAAGTAGtcagcacagaatacattttatgttgTGTAATGATTAACGATCGAATTGGAGGAATGCCCATCAGTCGAGTGCCGATTGATTAGTAATAACGATGATTTGAGTAATGATATTAGTGATGTAGAGGCCACTGAgtgatagtcacagggatgactaccACTATGTtcgtaatcacagggatgattgcgatgtgtgatgtaatcacagggatgattacataaTTTTGACTTGATGACGGACCATAGACTTTCGACTTATGACGATATCgtgatcacagggatgattgcgattagtaatgtagtcacagggatgacttggggtgtaatgtgcagttacagggataattgcaatagtagtcacagggatgattactagTGAAAGTGATTGTTACAGGGATAACATTCACTCATTTTGAGAGTCACAGGGATGGCTTTCAAAGTTGTGgcacttacatacctactattcatgatgctTTCTTTATATTTGACTGAACGGCACTTGTACTTTTTGGCTTTTCTCTAGTATTTTCGTTAAAGTACGATTTATAGGACAAAGGTAGTTTTCAGTTGatgaattttcatgttttaccatCTGGTAAAAGGTAGTTGTTTGCAAATTACTATTACGTCCAATCaagtgataatttaatcttgattcaaaataatttttggtTTGGCTCAGTGGTACAAATGGTATCAAAAAAGGGGGCCGTTAagaacatgcaataaattacgtcacgtgCTCAATCACGCGTGACCTCGGCTGAGTTTACATTGAATGAagatgttattgtaaattatttggttCCTAGGTGGTAGGTTCACCACTGATGTGAATATTATCGATACGGACGTACGTGACGGATGTAAATAGACTAAAACTGTTAGAATTGCTTAAATAGACTTCCTGAATTCCTTGTCGGTTTACCTTGTAGGTACTCGTTTAGTAGAATACGGGCGGTgagcttaaaataagatttcatcTTAGGAAAGTAGCAGCCTTGCCACTTTGCACTtgcgtacctactattcatgatcaattgagaAGAATGCCATAGGGTTTTGTACCAGTCTAAAGTTGAAGTCGAGGTACATGCTGATCACAGTTgtggtgatgatgattattttttctgTAATGGGAACTCGAGTTTGCTCTTGAGCCGTAAATCGTGGTGTGTAGTCCGTGGGTGATGCACACAGTGTTGTGATGGTACTTAATGGTACAATTTCAGTAATGGTGTTTACTGTGGCATATGGAGATACTCGAGTGTCCTACGAATTTATAAGTGACTAACATTATTGAAGTGTTGAAGTTAATGATCATGTTACATAGCCCTGGCTACTTCTATGTTCTTAAATGTTAAGTttcgattttagaaaataattagaattgagTTAGTTTACTTTCATGTTTTAATAGCAGTGATTATGGTAGCGATTGGTAGTGTAATTATGAACATTGGATTGCAATGAAATTAGAACGCCTGAGATAGACGTGTCTAATGTAGTACAAAAATGCTAGATAAAGTATTTGGTAGATGAGTGTACTTGATGGAGGTACATTGCTTTTTCATGGATGATAATGAATCCCCTACATTCATATGGACATGGACCTTAAACCAGTTGTAGGATTAGTCGATCAAaactcaattattttaaagttacttttCTCAGTATCGTAGTATGCAAGTCGCTCAGATTGCTTGCATCTCCCGTGCATTCGTAGTCGTAAGCGTAAATCGGGCCTGATTTCCCGTAGCAGTGCGGCCATGACTGTGAATGGCATGCGTTTGGCGGGGAGGTGTAAACGATCGCTGTGAGTCCACCGGATTGTTTGTATTCGGGTACCGGAGGGAGGTAGCCCATGATTGTGTTGTATTTGGGTACTGGATGAAAGTAGCCCATGATGTGTTGTATTCGGGTACCGGATGGAGGTAGCCCATGTTTGTGATATGGTGTAAGAAACAATCGGATGGAGATGTAGAGTATTGTTTACTGCTTTGCTGACCTTAGTTATTATGATGATGTAGTTTATTGAGTTTGGATGGACCTTAATCTCTATTGTGTTTTGATAATGTATCAAGCGATCGCTAGGTACATAGTAGCGTACGTGCCTCGCTGTATCGCACCTGCCGCGTTTCCGAATAGTCATCCGTAAAAATCTAACTGATCGTTGATTATTTCGTATTAAATTCTAATTGATTGTGGGAATAGACGTCTATACTGCAAATAGAGATGAATATTTCGAGTTTTCCCGCCATGTCTGACCCACTTTATAATGAGTCAACCCATCTACCTTCGTTTCAAATTGtggaaatctatgatggtgaccGTTATGTTTTAAGATCCCTAATTAACAAACGTGTATTGAGTATTCACATTATCGTGTTAGGAAGACCCCTGAAGGCCCAGTACCTATTGAGATTGTGAGGGAAACGAGTTGGATGACTAAGTTCCATCTAATTAATTACAAGCACAGGTTTCTCAATTGTTTGGTCGGAGATTGTACCATGATGCCGTAGCCGTAGCCTATTAGAAACTGGTATCTGCTCTGAGTAGTCCGTGGGAATTCGGTAGTGCGATAGTTCTGGGTGGTGCAGTAGGATCTGGCAGTGTGTAGCTAAGATCATAAAGTCATTGGTTGattgacttatgcccgttttcaccatcaatccctaatttttaagcgacGCCTATGAAATATTAGGTAATGCCTAACAGGAATTTCGTTTTCACCAACACATAAGGGACACCTTGGACCTTAAGAGATCACTTTAAAACAGGGGCCGGATTTCCGGCCCCCTAGTGTTAGATGACAGTTTTAATGTCAATTACGCGGCAAACGGCAAATTGGAAACTTCGGAAATgtctgaaataaatgatttttttgaaGCTATTGAAGCTATCGAAACcgtggaaacactttttcaatCAAATTTATTAAGCTGACCACGTATGTTTCGAGAAAGACCCGATTTTTTCTCAAAATACGacgaaaaagatttttttactagaTATCGGCTTTCAAAACAgagtgttttatttgtattggcAAAAATTGAACATCTGTTAGAGTATCCAACTAACAGGTATGTATAGATATTATGTTTTCTATTTAAGACCTACATTATGTACCTCTAAGCGACAGACGCGGCCACAAAACGCGGGCGCGCGtcattacccgactgcgccagaaggagggttatgttttttcataTATTAGCTGTCGTCGCGACTCGGAGTCGCGTAGTAGTAATTATACGGCTTTTTAAGAGGGTGTATTATGTAATTAACTTACCTACTTAACACattcaaaatgtaattaatcaCATACTTAATTTCTTTTCCGAAATAAATCCGTATCACCAATTTGCCAACTATTGTGTGCATTAAGATTCTATGCCACTGGGAACCATTTAATTGCAGTGGCAGACATGGGTGGCATAAGTGTTGCGACATGTAGTAGGATAGTGAAAAGAGTCTCTGAAGCCATAGTTACATTACGTCATGAATTTATCAAGCTTCCTAATACACACGAAGAACAAGCCTATGTGAAAGAAAAATTTTATAGGATTGCTCGCTTTCCTAATTTGATAGGCTGTATAGACTGTACACATATAAAGATACATACAATCACCAGGTACCTATGTTATCATTTTAATTGTTATTCCATACTAGCTTTcggcccgcgtggaattttgtctgtcacaaaaaaactttaacacgcgcgttcctgtttcaaaaaccgggataaaaactatcctatgtcctttcccgggactcaaactatctctatgccaaatttcatcaaaatcggttcagtggtttaggcgtgaaagagagacagacagacagagatactttcgcatttataatattagtatagatttcaaAATCTAACATAACTATGACAATGTACTAAATAATGGTGCctgattataatgattttaggTGGAGATGATGCTGAGTTATTTCGCAACCGGAAATCATACATGTCAATCAATGTTCAAACTATAAGTGACCCTGATCTATTGGTAACAGATATTGTAGCTCGTTGGCCAGGATCAACGCATGATTCAACAATTTATCAGACTAGTAATATATTCAGGAAATTCGAAAGGGGTATTTATAGTGGGGCATATTTATTAGGAGACAGTGGATATCCTCTgaaggtaaaaataaaaagcattaattaattttgtgttttaataaaaatatttaaatttataagTCGACAAAATTTACTCTTCCGACTTACGAAGTTGAACCTCCACctgtaaaataaaagaatacttttttattatttacttacattacctattaattacttttttttagataCATTAGGCTCAGAGGCAATACTTTACCAaatgtgtaatttatttatttgtaaaaaaaaacaagtatgagtaattaaaataacccaTTAATTTTTCAGAGCCACCTTCTTACCCCTTATTTAAACCCATCAACTCCAGCACAACAAAAATACAATGAAGCTCAAATAAAAACTAGAAATGTGGTAGAAAGACAGTATGGAGTTCTAAAACGAAGATTTCCAGTCTTAGCAGTTGGTATACGACTAAAACTACCCACCGCCGTCAATGTCATCATAGCATGCTGTATTTTGCACAATATATGCATCCTACGGAAAGAACAAGAACCTTTAAACGATGGATCTATTCCTAACTTAGAATCCCTCATTGAAGCTGGAAGAATTCCCCATATACCAGTGACAGTCAATGACCCCATATATGGGTTTCAAAGAAACCAAATAACTAATTACTTTGAAAATatgtaatgttttaatataaattaaattacctcTTATTTGTGCTAAACATTcagtttttatttctaactCCATTTTGGCTGTTTCCAGTTGTAATTTATAAAGCtggtttttaaattcaatttcattTTGCAGAAGCTGTACttttaaattttcaatgttttctttctttttatttacttcttgaaagcttgcacaAAGAGAAGACACAGCTTCAGTCCTTTCATTTTTTTGTGATAGTTGTGGACGTCGCCTAGACCACAATGGTGctttatttaattctttaaATGTATTCAGTTGACTATCTTCTTTTGATGTAGATTCAGATATCTGGAAAAGGCAAAttttatgaaatgtaaaattattgaactttaacaaattgatatttctaaaaagaagTAGGTATTTTGCTGTACTAAAAGGAAAAATTAAGAAGTTGCTGCGGACAAGTTTTTAGTTAGATACTGTTAGATAGGTACCATTAACTTTTTGGAAGAGAAATCCTTGCAGGGATCTACGAGAAGAGAAAGCACACGTAACCAGTAGGTAATAAGAGTTATGAAATGCAATATTATACTgatagaggccggtagatctattctcatatataaaacactggatacattactttcattcacaATAAATTGCCTCATTTTCTTCTTCTATTAGTCTGACGTTTCTAATTCTagactgacattgacattacttACGTTAATGTCACCCTGTCAGCAGCTCGatgctgcttttacactatgcggaaattagccgagtcaagtcaaaaaaacagaggagtggggatgaaaaatgaatgtatttcatccccactcctctgttttttgacttgacttggctaatttccgcgcagtgtaaacgcaGCATTAGACTTTAAAGAATAACAGTTATTTTatcgtttagatttttcacaatacTTACAAGTTTGACTTCTTCGGATGGGATTTCTATAATAGTCTCTATAGGGTAATCTTGTATTTCATTCTCAATCTGATATTGTTCTATGGGTGCATCTTGGATACAAAATACTTTTGGAAGAGACATCACACTGCTCTCCTCATCACCATCACAATCTGCGACACCTAATATGCCAGTACAGCCTCTGCCAAGAATGGCACATACTTGCTCAAGTACTGGATCAATTTTTATTACTGATGGTCCTCCACCGGTCTTTATACAATTCtgtttattattcttataatagagTTTGCTCtctgattttaatttttcccaAACTTTCATAAGGGATTCTTTATTCCTGCAATATAAATCGATAGGAcatttgaacgataattttcAAGACATTTACATGTACCTATTGtcgttaaatatttatttatggccaataaaataaaaacaagttatTAATATTCACCTGTATACCGTTCCAGTCGAATTGAAAGTGTTGGTTACAGTTATCCAAGCCTTAGTTTTGGCGTCGTTTGATGAACcatctgtttttttgtttaaaattgtatCTTTGTGGGCAACTAAAATTTGGATTAATTTATCTTTTTCCTCGAGGGTAAAGTTTTGCcctcgttttcttttttcagccatcgttttgtttaattattttaaaacacaaAACTACGTACGCAGAGCTGAGCAAAGTaacaagaaacaaaatatttcaatttgcGCGGCAATCATCTTGacacttacttttttttaaggcaaaggaacTACATGAATACACTCAAACATCttttttttgtctttatttgataactaaaaaatacaaaaacaccagTTTCGGTCAAATTTTTCTTagttttactttaatttcatttgtttctgtaaaatacgtaagatattcccaataaaatattttatcggaAAGTACCGGTTTTTCAAACGTCCCTAGGCGCACGAAGAAACGCCACCTGACAAAAGGGTCCCTACTTAGGTTTACTATAGTATGGTGAAAACGAACTTAAGTTAGTGGGGAGTTTAGGCGACCGTTTAACTAAAGTGATATTTAGTTAGCAAACGcttaagggattgatggtgaaaacgggcattaggctcccgaggtagggtagcaaaatgtggaccgcgattgtgatacctgggactcattcaatttttgaagtaatttttggtaatgatgatttaccacatggtcttagtgacttcaatgtagcaattattaggaattgtgaatagtagtgattggattcctaaaagctaggtagtttctaatagatagctatggttactggcttttatttggaagagtggatagagtatagtaaactagtagtagaaagagtaactagtagtaggagtaactagttgtagaaagagtaactagtagtaggagtaactagttgtagaaagaataactagttgtagaaagagtaactagttgtagaaagagtaactagttgtagaaagagtaactagttgtagaaagagtaactagttgtagaaagagtaactagttgtagaaagagtaactagttgtagaaagagtaactagttgtagaaagagtaactagttgtagaaagagtaactagttgtagaaagagtaactagttgtagaaagagtaactagttgtagaaagagtaactagttgtagaaagagtaactagttgtagaaagagtaactagttgtagaaagagtaactagttgtagaaagagtaactagttgtagaaagagtaactagttgtagaaagagtaactagttgtagaaagagtaactagttgtagaaagagtaactagttgtagaaagagtaactagttgtagaaagagtaactagttgtagaaagagtaactagtagtactgaaagtttagtttcctcatttctgaaagcacataagtTGCTTGAAATAGGATTGGTCAAGCAGATACTGTGCTGTTCTTTTGGTTTTTTTCAGATGATCACACGAGGACGTGTGACACGCAGGATGGCCgtgtcgcagacggtcatgagtacggacactaaagtgaaacgcaagtgcgccacctagcggcgaatcggcgcaacaccgctttggcgcgctttgacagagtcgtaacggtcacggcgggacggatcgaactcactttcgctccggacgccgacaagagaagacgtcgtcacggaactgtcccacgtttcacctagtgcctattttatcgctcgacgaagtctagattgtagtactaagaactaagtgctgattttgaactctgtctgaagattattaaaagtgtttgaaCACAAGTCTtattctcattgcacgataccctatttcgcccacaatatctgaagttcgaatccctgacgagccgacatataattaaaaaaaacttccttAAAGAAGGTAgcttaataaaactatttttgaaaaaaaaaaaagctaagtggcaaaaatattttccaaaagttatatgaaaattattaatattaattcttaaactacACGAAAGTTATACAAGAAGAATGGCactttactaaaattaataacttttaattgttatcaaaaccaTAATAACaatcaattaagttattccTAAAAAATTAACAAGTTAGTAAGTGTACCCACAAACAACTCACTAGCCAGTAATAACATTATGTACCAAACCTTATAATACACTGCAGTATAATGCCTAAATAACTATTAGGTAtaactgtattaaattatttaaaatccaTTACTTATGATTCAAAAGTActgaaatgtaaacaaatatttgccaaaaactaaaaagttataatattatgctaacaaataagtaatgcaaaataatgtgtactaggtaacatgaaataaaagttatatgttCGTAGTGACACAAAAGCAATTTGTTACCTTAgtacataaacaaaattaaagatttaagttagcattatgtaacaaaatatccgggtaggtactttaaccttttcacgcatatgggacacatttgtccccgcatagtttttacgatttacagtaatacttgttaagttaaaccctttgtagtttaatattcttaaatttttttattatcttttatgattatgcgctataaataataaaaaacgcgattccttatgtaaaaaaa
It encodes the following:
- the LOC135086293 gene encoding LOW QUALITY PROTEIN: putative nuclease HARBI1 (The sequence of the model RefSeq protein was modified relative to this genomic sequence to represent the inferred CDS: deleted 1 base in 1 codon); translated protein: VSPICQLLCALRFYATGNHLIAVADMGGISVATCSRIVKRVSEAIVTLRHEFIKLPNTHEEQAYVKEKFYRIARFPNLIGCIDCTHIKYIQSPGGDDAELFRNRKSYMSINVQTISDPDLLVTDIVARWPGSTHDSTIYQTSNIFRKFERGIYSGAYLLGDSGYPLKSHLLTPYLNPSTPAQQKYNEAQIKTRNVVERQYGVLKRRFPVLAVGIRLKLPTAVNVIIACCILHNICILRKEQEPLNDGSIPNLESLIEAGRIPHIPVTVNDPIYGFQRNQITNYFENM